A window from Opitutia bacterium ISCC 52 encodes these proteins:
- a CDS encoding efflux RND transporter periplasmic adaptor subunit: protein MNRNETQERPANQVKARSQQALNFIIPFAKKRPILSTVIGLVLVVLLFSVLGGGSDGEDAYSYYKVTKGDFLVSVTEGGTLQAVNEVTVRNEVDGNSRIIYIVPEGSYVKKGDLIVELDIADVENALNAQLIRFEDDNADFVRSETDLVITKSSRDSDIRQAELAVQFAKMDLEKFEKIEKAQEVRNADIEIITSQESLKLAEERLEWSKRLQEEGFETKSNLDRDQLSVINQQMGLEQAQTVKEMLNQYDLEKLEAEYRADLEEAEQELVRVKTQGDSRVRQAESQLEIDKRQLELGRVKLAKLQAQMAATKRYAPQDGLLVYAMSSSRYSNESMIEEGATIRQRQAIVKIPDTSQMKVEIKVHESYVNQVRVGQTAFIVLDSLPDDRFRGEVTKIAVLPDAQSRYGNSNLKVYSTEIVITDELPDVKPGVSARAEIVITNLEDVIKVPIQCVTTLGGKQVCYVKGLRGPKATPVEIGLFNNKFIEVKSGLSSGDRTLLAPPVDSGDDLGGALLNEEENIDLKNSISSKRPEPKPTQQARSPQNEQRQKSGKGDKKTRGKSDS, encoded by the coding sequence ATGAATAGAAACGAAACCCAGGAAAGACCTGCCAACCAAGTTAAAGCGAGGTCTCAACAAGCGCTAAATTTCATTATCCCCTTTGCCAAAAAGCGACCCATCCTTTCGACCGTCATTGGCCTGGTGCTGGTAGTTCTTCTATTTTCGGTTTTGGGTGGCGGAAGTGATGGAGAAGATGCATATTCATACTATAAGGTAACTAAAGGCGACTTCCTGGTTTCCGTTACGGAAGGCGGGACTCTTCAAGCGGTCAACGAAGTAACGGTGCGCAACGAGGTCGATGGCAATTCGCGTATTATCTACATCGTGCCCGAGGGAAGTTACGTAAAGAAAGGCGACCTCATTGTGGAGTTGGATATCGCGGACGTAGAAAATGCTCTCAACGCTCAGTTAATTCGCTTTGAGGATGACAATGCTGATTTCGTCCGATCAGAAACCGACCTGGTCATAACGAAAAGCTCAAGAGACAGTGATATACGTCAAGCCGAGTTGGCGGTACAGTTCGCCAAAATGGATTTGGAAAAATTTGAGAAAATCGAAAAAGCTCAGGAGGTTCGTAATGCAGATATCGAAATCATCACATCTCAGGAATCTTTAAAACTGGCGGAGGAAAGGCTTGAGTGGTCGAAAAGACTGCAAGAGGAGGGTTTTGAGACCAAAAGCAATCTCGACCGGGATCAACTCTCAGTAATCAATCAACAGATGGGCCTGGAACAAGCCCAGACCGTGAAGGAGATGCTTAACCAATATGACCTGGAAAAACTCGAAGCGGAATACAGAGCGGATCTTGAGGAAGCGGAGCAGGAACTCGTAAGGGTTAAGACACAGGGCGACAGCAGAGTCAGACAGGCCGAATCTCAACTTGAAATTGATAAACGCCAACTCGAGCTAGGCCGGGTCAAATTGGCCAAACTGCAGGCACAAATGGCGGCTACCAAACGATATGCGCCGCAAGACGGACTCCTCGTATACGCCATGAGCTCAAGTCGTTATAGCAATGAATCCATGATCGAGGAAGGAGCCACCATTCGTCAACGCCAAGCCATCGTAAAAATTCCTGATACTTCACAGATGAAGGTGGAAATTAAAGTACACGAATCCTATGTAAATCAGGTAAGAGTTGGCCAGACAGCCTTTATCGTTCTTGATTCGCTTCCGGACGATCGCTTCCGAGGAGAAGTCACCAAAATTGCGGTTCTTCCCGATGCCCAAAGTCGCTACGGAAACAGTAACCTGAAAGTGTATTCGACTGAGATCGTAATCACCGATGAATTGCCAGATGTGAAACCTGGAGTATCGGCAAGAGCAGAGATCGTAATCACCAATTTGGAAGACGTAATTAAAGTTCCTATACAGTGCGTAACCACGTTGGGAGGAAAACAGGTTTGCTACGTAAAAGGGCTTCGTGGCCCCAAAGCCACTCCCGTCGAAATCGGACTGTTCAATAACAAGTTCATTGAAGTAAAGTCAGGTCTCAGTTCCGGAGATCGTACTCTCCTGGCCCCTCCGGTCGACAGTGGAGATGATCTGGGAGGTGCCCTTCTCAATGAAGAAGAAAACATAGATCTAAAAAATTCGATCTCGAGCAAACGACCAGAGCCTAAACCGACACAACAGGCACGCAGCCCTCAGAATGAACAACGTCAGAAATCAGGCAAAGGAGACAAAAAAACACGAGGTAAGAGCGACAGCTAG
- a CDS encoding response regulator transcription factor translates to MKLLLVEDMIYLRDSIATGLRKGGYAVDVASDGEEGLWMAESGDYDVLILDIMLPKLDGLALLERFRERGGESLALMLTAKDTLKDKVAGLKTGADDYLVKPFAMEELEARVEALCRRRYGVLKTVIESENLCVDLAMKEARQGDQVMPFKPREYRILEYLAMRRGEVVSRMEIEAKIYGDTDEVRSNTIESAISSIRRKLSESGTHCPIETRVGLGYIFVE, encoded by the coding sequence ATGAAATTACTCCTGGTTGAAGACATGATTTACCTACGCGATTCGATTGCAACCGGTCTCCGTAAAGGTGGCTATGCTGTGGATGTGGCCAGTGACGGTGAGGAGGGCCTTTGGATGGCGGAATCGGGGGACTACGATGTCTTGATTCTGGATATTATGCTTCCCAAACTGGATGGTCTGGCACTGCTCGAGCGCTTTCGCGAAAGGGGTGGCGAATCGCTTGCTCTGATGCTGACAGCCAAAGATACGCTCAAGGACAAAGTGGCTGGTCTGAAAACGGGAGCCGATGATTACTTGGTAAAGCCGTTTGCCATGGAAGAGTTGGAGGCACGGGTAGAGGCGCTTTGTCGGCGAAGGTATGGAGTTTTGAAGACTGTGATAGAGTCGGAGAATTTATGCGTCGATCTGGCCATGAAAGAAGCGAGGCAAGGGGATCAAGTAATGCCTTTTAAACCGCGCGAGTACCGAATACTTGAATACCTGGCCATGCGTCGCGGAGAAGTCGTTTCTCGTATGGAAATTGAAGCGAAAATTTATGGCGACACGGATGAGGTTCGGAGTAACACCATCGAGTCGGCTATCTCATCCATACGCCGGAAATTATCAGAATCGGGAACGCACTGTCCCATTGAGACACGAGTGGGGCTGGGGTATATCTTTGTTGAATAG
- a CDS encoding HEAT repeat domain-containing protein codes for MKTSVSTLIAIVAMVVSIATLSISVDWSKQDTSQTTAEERIVELEREIAHLKGRVYETDLVASDGTVSTPTQTELTTLLDTDQDRINHLVESMRWTMTVRGLMNPTTQHIERAHGMIFDDKVNTKWKLVALRILQTCDKRSDDVARKMVEEYYKTSDFNLQAEIFNILDGVDTPEFAQAILEASSSSPNARVRKEAVDALSGFLPDPELIDWLQQVATTDKNKDVRREADRLLTKHAEVASN; via the coding sequence GTGAAAACATCAGTATCTACCCTAATTGCAATCGTCGCGATGGTCGTCTCCATCGCGACGTTGTCAATTTCAGTGGACTGGTCCAAGCAGGACACCTCCCAAACAACGGCTGAAGAGCGCATTGTTGAATTGGAGCGGGAAATAGCCCATTTAAAAGGAAGGGTTTACGAGACGGATCTGGTCGCTAGCGACGGTACGGTGAGCACTCCTACACAAACGGAACTCACCACTCTGTTAGACACCGATCAGGATCGCATCAATCACCTGGTTGAAAGCATGCGTTGGACCATGACAGTACGTGGGCTCATGAATCCCACCACGCAGCATATCGAGCGCGCTCACGGGATGATTTTTGATGATAAAGTGAATACCAAGTGGAAACTGGTTGCCCTAAGAATCCTCCAGACCTGCGACAAACGCTCCGACGATGTAGCCCGCAAAATGGTGGAGGAGTATTACAAAACCAGTGACTTCAACCTCCAAGCCGAGATTTTTAACATCCTTGATGGTGTAGATACTCCTGAATTCGCCCAGGCAATTCTGGAAGCTTCCTCCTCAAGCCCCAATGCCAGAGTCAGAAAAGAGGCAGTCGATGCACTGTCTGGATTCCTCCCAGATCCGGAACTCATTGATTGGCTCCAGCAAGTAGCTACGACTGATAAAAACAAAGATGTTAGAAGAGAAGCGGACCGCTTGCTTACCAAACACGCAGAAGTCGCCTCCAACTAA
- a CDS encoding TolC family protein produces MRSALRTSRLLLGVAGYPFLLLLVGCSTTAYRNAADSDVYQIVAQVEEQIFGSTSEFSIETPYTGVDPDEITPDDIFAERNQSTRKTIAIEEAIDLAIKQNRRYQSQKEQLYLTALTLTGEQHAFSPQFFARGTGNRTHFPDGEKTEGANTNVGVGQMLSTGADISVSMATDVLRFLTGDPRKTAASTLSFSVFQPLLRGAGKEVAAARLIQAERNVIYAIRNFSHFQNEFATSIVLDYFRLLQRKDTIYNEYNNYQSRIVATRYLRARSIDREKALDVNQAEQAELSARNRYINAVVSYKNLLDDFKITLGLPQTVDLHLVDAEMETLQERGLVLLDLNSSYGFQLAVDHRLPLLNAIDQYEDAQRNVRVASNGLKTQIGIFANASIDSEGVTDYTDFDFDNIRRSVGLQLDLPLDRLRERNLYRASLIAFESELRSLGLTLDELRSTVDEGIRELERLSQNYEIQTNAVSLAEKQVSGAQLSIESGNAIYRDLEEAQDDLIAAQNAQTAALVDYLESRLDLLLQLGILNTGTNQFWLNQASTFNLTPGIGSGSSSSTISDDGEVMTPDELFTQ; encoded by the coding sequence ATGCGTTCTGCCCTGAGAACTAGCCGGCTACTCCTAGGAGTAGCCGGCTACCCTTTTTTACTCCTCCTGGTTGGATGTTCGACGACTGCCTACCGCAATGCTGCCGACAGCGACGTCTACCAAATCGTCGCCCAAGTAGAGGAACAAATTTTTGGTAGTACCTCAGAGTTTTCCATCGAGACACCCTATACAGGCGTGGACCCCGATGAGATTACTCCGGATGACATTTTTGCCGAACGGAATCAGAGCACTCGTAAGACCATCGCAATCGAAGAAGCCATTGATCTCGCGATTAAGCAGAACCGACGATACCAATCACAAAAAGAGCAGCTCTACCTCACCGCACTGACTCTGACCGGAGAGCAACATGCCTTCAGTCCCCAGTTTTTTGCACGGGGCACCGGCAATCGCACCCATTTCCCCGACGGGGAAAAAACCGAAGGAGCAAATACGAATGTAGGCGTTGGTCAGATGCTTTCAACGGGAGCCGATATCAGTGTCTCTATGGCCACAGACGTTCTGAGGTTTCTTACGGGAGATCCTCGTAAAACAGCGGCTTCTACCCTCAGCTTCAGCGTATTCCAACCCCTGCTAAGAGGCGCAGGTAAAGAAGTGGCTGCGGCAAGACTCATACAAGCGGAACGCAACGTCATCTACGCTATCCGCAATTTCAGCCATTTCCAAAACGAATTTGCCACCAGTATCGTGCTCGACTACTTTCGCCTCCTTCAGCGCAAAGATACCATTTACAACGAGTACAACAACTACCAATCGCGTATCGTAGCGACTCGCTACCTCAGGGCGCGTTCAATAGACCGGGAAAAAGCGCTCGATGTGAATCAGGCAGAACAGGCCGAACTCTCCGCACGCAACCGCTACATCAACGCCGTGGTGAGCTATAAGAATCTGCTGGATGATTTTAAAATCACCCTCGGCCTGCCTCAGACGGTCGATTTACACTTAGTCGATGCCGAAATGGAAACTCTCCAGGAGCGCGGCCTAGTCCTTCTAGACTTAAACTCGAGCTACGGATTCCAGCTGGCTGTTGATCACCGACTTCCTCTCCTCAACGCCATCGACCAGTATGAAGACGCTCAGCGGAATGTGCGTGTCGCTTCCAACGGACTGAAAACCCAGATCGGAATATTTGCCAATGCCTCCATCGACAGCGAGGGAGTGACCGACTATACCGATTTTGATTTTGATAACATCCGCCGATCGGTGGGTTTACAACTGGATCTTCCCCTCGATCGCTTGCGGGAGCGTAACCTCTATCGGGCATCCCTCATCGCGTTCGAGTCCGAGCTGCGCAGCTTGGGTCTAACACTGGACGAATTACGTTCGACGGTGGACGAAGGCATCCGCGAGCTCGAGCGCCTTTCCCAAAACTACGAGATTCAAACCAACGCCGTGTCTCTGGCAGAGAAACAAGTATCGGGAGCACAACTTTCCATTGAATCAGGAAATGCCATTTACAGGGACCTCGAAGAAGCGCAAGATGACCTTATCGCTGCTCAAAATGCCCAGACGGCAGCGTTGGTCGATTACCTCGAATCCCGCTTAGATCTCCTACTTCAACTAGGTATCCTAAACACGGGTACGAATCAATTTTGGCTCAATCAAGCCAGCACCTTCAACCTCACTCCAGGAATAGGATCTGGTAGTTCGTCCTCTACCATTTCTGATGACGGAGAAGTTATGACCCCAGACGAATTATTCACGCAATAA